The Pirellulales bacterium genome has a window encoding:
- a CDS encoding ATP-binding protein: MTDQTKTVPASELFSLRLPNHLDAPRVARAAVAAQLRSIGYQTAVLQRVEIVVEEACSNVVKHAYRADEEATFSVACSLDRAQLRIRVHDRGAPCDFAHLPPFDPAQGQDKGLGVFLMQRLLPELRFVNLGRDGKAVDLLFPLPGGWSEHPPPAHLADAEREEPSPDPRQLRVRLFQPADAAQIARCAYRVYGYSYFGEHVYIPERLIAMNAAGDLTSVVVVDDRDRVYGHLALVFSPLREIPEEGQAFVMPEARGGGCLTRMKTLLNGVAHDRRLPGVFSDAVTVHPYTQRANLGMNSRECGLLLAFAPGSVQFNDLHAADDLRHSLVVFYKPLADYQTSRAFLPPRHAEMIAAIHDNVGVRLEPLTGETPLAEKTELDVACVASRGIAYIVVKAYGPDLIERLRQQTRALCLHGMAVIQLDLPMRHSAVASQLEAIEALGYFFVGVVPHYFVDAPSLRLQFLNNVELRPDSVVLVSDFAKRLFAYIQRGMPE; the protein is encoded by the coding sequence GAGATCGTGGTCGAAGAAGCCTGCTCCAATGTCGTCAAACATGCCTACCGCGCGGACGAAGAGGCCACTTTCTCGGTCGCCTGCTCTCTCGATCGCGCGCAGCTTAGGATCCGCGTGCACGACCGCGGCGCCCCCTGCGACTTTGCCCATCTGCCGCCGTTCGATCCCGCGCAAGGACAGGACAAGGGGCTCGGCGTCTTTTTGATGCAGCGACTGCTGCCCGAGCTGCGGTTCGTCAATCTGGGGCGCGATGGCAAGGCGGTCGACCTCCTGTTTCCGCTCCCTGGCGGCTGGTCCGAGCATCCGCCTCCGGCGCATCTGGCCGATGCGGAGCGCGAAGAACCATCCCCCGACCCCCGGCAACTGCGCGTGCGCCTGTTTCAACCGGCAGACGCCGCGCAAATTGCGCGCTGCGCCTACCGCGTCTATGGCTACTCCTATTTCGGCGAGCACGTCTACATTCCCGAGCGGCTTATCGCGATGAACGCCGCCGGCGATCTGACCAGCGTGGTGGTGGTCGACGATCGAGATCGCGTCTATGGCCATTTGGCGCTCGTTTTTTCGCCGCTGCGCGAAATTCCTGAGGAAGGACAGGCCTTTGTCATGCCCGAGGCCCGCGGCGGCGGCTGTCTCACGCGCATGAAAACGCTGCTCAACGGCGTGGCCCACGACCGTCGCCTCCCTGGCGTCTTCTCCGACGCCGTCACCGTGCATCCCTATACGCAGCGCGCCAATCTCGGCATGAACTCGCGCGAGTGCGGGCTGCTGCTCGCGTTTGCCCCGGGCAGTGTCCAGTTCAACGACCTGCATGCGGCCGACGACCTGCGCCATTCGCTGGTGGTGTTCTACAAACCGCTCGCGGACTACCAAACCAGCCGCGCGTTTCTGCCCCCGCGCCATGCCGAGATGATCGCCGCCATCCACGACAATGTCGGCGTGCGGCTTGAGCCACTCACCGGCGAAACGCCGCTGGCGGAGAAAACGGAACTCGATGTCGCCTGTGTTGCCTCGCGCGGCATCGCGTATATCGTTGTTAAGGCCTACGGCCCCGATTTGATCGAGCGCTTGCGACAGCAGACACGCGCGCTTTGCCTGCACGGCATGGCCGTGATTCAGCTCGATTTGCCCATGCGCCACTCGGCGGTCGCTAGCCAACTGGAGGCCATCGAAGCGCTGGGCTACTTTTTTGTGGGTGTGGTGCCACACTACTTCGTCGACGCTCCTTCGCTGCGGTTACAGTTCCTCAACAATGTCGAACTGCGCCCCGATTCGGTCGTGTTGGTCTCCGATTTCGCCAAACGGTTGTTCGCCTATATTCAGCGCGGCATGCCCGAATAG